In Hamadaea flava, a genomic segment contains:
- a CDS encoding AfsR/SARP family transcriptional regulator — MLDVTILGTLKIYVDGEPVRLARRQQRRMLGALLLTPSVEIPADRLAGILWEDAEQPVSPAATMSTYASRIRRDLGSAGPVLGSGPDGYVIRVDPSRVDASRFLDQVRQVSTVDDPEHRAGRLRQALGLWRGPVLADAFDDRLRDRLCLHLDSARAAAYELLFEAELARGRHAEVLADIVSASELYPDSERLVRHRMVALARCGHRAEALRVYRDTRQRLRDELGLDPSAELERLHEQLLREQPADQRPVPRQSAPQAGRLYGRGGVLGEIDAYLDRHRAADDVTGPAAILLTGPPGIGKTAVARAVAERRRAAFPDGVLYARLTAADARPVIADTVLRQFLRDLGWPAELPMSRAELAERWRTVTAESAILVVLDDVLAAEQVRDLLPGGRGGAVVATSREDFGRHDGMRVVPMTPLDPAAAAEMLRDLVGEARLPSETIDDLATACGRLPLALLTTGAAVASRPQWTAEEVRARLGPPAPFVLGDALSRSVSGLSGSAARVLRRLAELQWTRYPVWLAPLLAPDTARTPDGAWQELVAANLLDPAGFVCGTPTYEMHPAVRHFVLDRGDRSELTDAILAVVYATLTWSVAVADGGLTARHFPTPVVSAYPIAADERQLAADPVSWLDGHLPAIQTGLVQLASRGRYADAADLATVAVNYVTTRGGPDELLVLTEAAQEAAAQPGVPTGTRAAAMLAYAGALRGKEQYADSMRAARSARRMYLRLGDRHRAALAASTVGSCARVRGDRRTALAAGAAAVAGLAPHVTGQHGSVWVALANSGREFGADPAAVRQLLDVAVSAFHLGGDVAGQANALAVAAVMLLHEERADDAVKALESAHDLLAPSGDRVNLPFIAMYLAEALLAAGHPDRARRYAMTARQHFTRIGFHMGLARCLGVLGQAELDRDRADLALPQLRQALDHAEIAGNAHIIGWTRFQLARGLLAAGSPAEARTVGEAALATLRAISSFRLPRVEAWLLTLPPPPLALDQGSRSNLGPRFDAEP, encoded by the coding sequence GTGCTCGACGTAACGATCTTGGGGACGCTGAAGATCTACGTCGACGGCGAGCCGGTCCGCCTGGCTCGCCGCCAGCAACGCCGCATGCTCGGCGCGCTGCTCCTGACCCCGTCCGTGGAGATTCCGGCCGATCGGCTGGCCGGAATCCTCTGGGAGGACGCCGAACAGCCGGTCTCGCCGGCCGCCACGATGTCCACGTACGCCTCCCGCATCCGCCGCGATCTCGGCTCGGCCGGGCCGGTGCTCGGCTCGGGGCCCGACGGCTACGTGATCCGGGTCGATCCGTCGCGAGTGGACGCTAGCCGTTTCCTCGACCAGGTACGCCAGGTGTCGACGGTGGACGATCCCGAGCATCGGGCCGGCCGGCTCCGGCAGGCGCTCGGGCTCTGGCGCGGGCCGGTGCTCGCGGACGCCTTCGACGACCGGTTGCGCGACCGGCTCTGCCTGCACCTCGACAGCGCCCGCGCGGCGGCGTACGAGCTGCTCTTCGAAGCCGAACTCGCCCGCGGCCGGCACGCGGAGGTGCTGGCCGACATCGTCTCGGCGAGCGAGCTGTACCCGGACTCGGAGCGGCTGGTCCGGCACCGGATGGTCGCGCTGGCGCGCTGCGGGCATCGGGCCGAGGCGCTGCGGGTCTACCGCGACACGCGGCAGCGGCTGCGCGACGAGCTGGGCCTCGATCCGTCGGCCGAGCTGGAGCGGCTGCACGAGCAGTTGCTCCGCGAGCAGCCCGCCGACCAGCGGCCGGTGCCCCGGCAGTCCGCGCCCCAGGCCGGGCGGCTCTACGGACGCGGCGGGGTGCTCGGCGAGATCGATGCCTATCTGGATCGGCATCGGGCCGCCGACGACGTGACCGGTCCGGCGGCGATCCTGCTGACCGGACCGCCCGGGATCGGCAAGACGGCGGTGGCACGGGCGGTCGCCGAACGGCGGCGCGCCGCCTTCCCCGACGGCGTCCTGTATGCCCGCCTCACCGCCGCCGATGCCCGGCCGGTCATCGCCGACACCGTGTTGCGGCAGTTCCTCCGCGATCTGGGCTGGCCCGCCGAGCTGCCGATGAGCCGGGCCGAGCTGGCCGAGCGGTGGCGGACGGTGACGGCCGAGTCGGCGATCCTCGTGGTGCTGGACGATGTCCTCGCCGCCGAGCAGGTGCGCGATCTGCTCCCGGGTGGCCGCGGCGGCGCGGTGGTGGCGACGAGCCGGGAGGACTTCGGGCGCCACGATGGAATGCGCGTCGTACCGATGACGCCGCTCGATCCGGCCGCCGCCGCCGAGATGTTGCGCGATCTGGTCGGCGAGGCCCGGCTGCCGAGCGAGACGATCGACGACCTGGCCACGGCGTGCGGACGGCTGCCGCTGGCGTTGCTGACCACCGGGGCGGCCGTCGCCTCCCGTCCGCAGTGGACGGCCGAGGAGGTCCGCGCCCGGCTCGGCCCGCCCGCGCCGTTCGTCCTCGGCGACGCCCTGTCGCGCAGCGTTTCCGGGCTCTCCGGATCGGCCGCCCGCGTCCTGCGCCGGCTGGCCGAACTTCAGTGGACCCGTTATCCGGTGTGGCTCGCGCCGCTGCTCGCGCCCGACACCGCGCGTACGCCGGACGGCGCGTGGCAGGAGCTGGTCGCGGCGAACCTGCTCGACCCGGCCGGGTTCGTCTGCGGCACCCCGACCTACGAGATGCACCCCGCCGTACGCCATTTCGTCCTCGACCGCGGCGACCGCAGCGAGCTGACCGACGCCATCCTCGCCGTGGTGTACGCCACGCTGACCTGGTCGGTGGCGGTCGCCGACGGAGGTTTGACCGCACGGCACTTCCCCACCCCGGTGGTGTCGGCGTACCCGATCGCGGCGGACGAGCGCCAGCTCGCGGCGGACCCGGTGAGCTGGCTCGACGGTCACCTCCCGGCGATCCAGACCGGGCTGGTCCAGCTCGCCAGCCGGGGCCGGTACGCCGACGCGGCCGACCTGGCGACGGTCGCCGTCAACTACGTGACCACTCGTGGCGGCCCGGACGAGTTGCTCGTGCTGACCGAGGCCGCCCAGGAGGCGGCGGCCCAGCCCGGGGTGCCCACGGGGACCCGGGCCGCCGCCATGCTCGCGTACGCCGGGGCGCTGCGCGGCAAGGAGCAGTACGCCGACAGCATGCGAGCCGCCCGATCGGCGCGCCGGATGTACCTGCGGCTCGGCGATCGGCATCGGGCCGCCCTGGCTGCCTCCACAGTGGGCAGTTGCGCCCGCGTACGCGGCGATCGGCGTACCGCGTTGGCCGCCGGAGCCGCAGCGGTGGCCGGGCTCGCCCCGCACGTCACCGGCCAGCACGGCTCGGTCTGGGTGGCGCTGGCCAACTCCGGCCGGGAGTTCGGAGCCGACCCGGCGGCCGTACGCCAGCTGCTCGACGTGGCCGTCTCCGCCTTCCACCTCGGCGGCGACGTCGCCGGGCAGGCCAATGCGCTGGCCGTCGCGGCGGTGATGCTCCTGCACGAGGAGCGGGCCGACGACGCGGTCAAGGCCCTCGAATCCGCCCACGACCTGCTCGCCCCGAGCGGCGACCGGGTGAACCTGCCGTTCATCGCGATGTACCTGGCCGAAGCGCTGCTCGCCGCCGGACACCCCGACCGCGCCCGCCGGTACGCCATGACCGCGCGGCAGCACTTCACCCGCATTGGATTCCACATGGGACTGGCGCGGTGTCTCGGCGTACTGGGGCAGGCCGAGCTGGACCGGGACCGGGCGGATCTGGCGCTGCCCCAACTCCGTCAGGCCCTCGACCACGCCGAGATCGCCGGGAACGCGCACATCATCGGCTGGACACGGTTCCAGCTGGCCCGCGGGCTGCTCGCGGCCGGTTCGCCGGCCGAAGCCCGGACGGTCGGCGAAGCGGCGCTCGCGACGCTGCGCGCGATCTCGTCGTTCCGCCTCCCCCGCGTCGAAGCCTGGCTGCTCACCCTCCCCCCACCTCCTTTGGCGCTGGATCAGGGTTCCCGGTCGAATCTTGGTCCAAGATTCGACGCAGAACCCTGA
- a CDS encoding S26 family signal peptidase: protein MIPLAFLLVFRRSRLRWLTVRGMSMEPTYLDGDRLLVVRSRPRAGAPVVFEVPAAEGPSPVPTDVDWLVKRVVATAGQPVPPDLAQWGATVPAGYFLVRGDNPRSLDSRHFGFVPEGAALGRVLRAYRPTR, encoded by the coding sequence GTGATCCCGCTGGCGTTCTTGCTGGTCTTCCGCCGGTCGCGGCTGCGGTGGCTGACCGTGCGCGGCATGAGCATGGAACCGACCTATCTGGACGGTGACCGCTTGCTCGTGGTGCGTTCGCGACCCCGGGCCGGTGCCCCCGTCGTCTTCGAGGTCCCCGCGGCTGAGGGCCCGTCACCGGTGCCGACGGACGTCGACTGGCTGGTCAAACGGGTCGTCGCCACGGCCGGGCAACCGGTGCCGCCGGACCTCGCGCAGTGGGGAGCCACCGTGCCGGCCGGGTATTTCCTCGTGCGCGGCGACAACCCGCGCAGCCTGGATTCGCGGCACTTCGGGTTCGTCCCCGAGGGCGCCGCGCTCGGCCGCGTTCTGCGCGCCTACCGCCCCACCCGCTAG
- a CDS encoding SulP family inorganic anion transporter, protein MSLRREFLAADLPASITVALLAVPLSLGIAAASGAPPIAGLVAAVVGGIVAGGLSGAPLQVSGPAAGLTVIVLGLVGDYGWATMCAITLLAGLVQVAAGFTRRGRLALNLPPAVVHGMLAGIGVVIVLSQLCVVLGVPGKETPLQNLVSLPTALSFDRIESAAVGAITVGVLLGWPRLPYVRRVPAALVAVATAAAAVALFGWQVPRLNLPSDPFAALTRPVLPTGDWGGIALAVLTVALIASVETLLSAVAVDKLHSGRHADLDRELLAQGAANTVSGLAGGLPVTGVIVRSSANVAAGARTRASTILHGVWVAASALAGAGLLELVPLAALSALLVVVGVRLVNPGHLRELRHHREILPYLVTAVGVVAINLVAGVALGVATAAALGLWRLSHSQISLDGDHLKISGSLLFFTTARLTRVLRDIPPGRNVHLDLRADFLDHAAQAALSGWVADYRRRGGNVAVTDPSHHLTAGRRPARRKPVHRWLAPHHVTPRLETGLRSYHAQHAPPAVLDLLSGGQQPSHMFIGCADSHIVPHLITGSGPGDQFCVRNIGNLVPRHGEDPGMDTAVDYAVSVLGVTTVIVCGHSPCGGIRAALRTRHGWLRHAALGPSTLDDAARLNIVAQLDNLATHPAVATAGSAGRLRLIGLYADTVAATVARVGPDGVLLDPEPLH, encoded by the coding sequence ATGTCCTTACGAAGAGAGTTCCTGGCGGCCGACCTGCCGGCGTCGATAACGGTGGCGCTGCTGGCGGTGCCGTTGTCGCTCGGCATCGCGGCGGCGTCGGGCGCGCCGCCGATCGCCGGGCTCGTCGCGGCGGTGGTCGGCGGCATCGTGGCGGGCGGCTTGAGCGGCGCGCCCTTGCAGGTCAGCGGCCCGGCGGCGGGGCTGACCGTGATCGTGCTCGGGCTCGTGGGCGACTACGGCTGGGCGACGATGTGCGCGATCACGCTGCTGGCGGGTCTGGTGCAGGTGGCGGCCGGGTTCACCCGGCGTGGCCGGTTGGCGCTGAACCTGCCGCCGGCCGTGGTGCACGGCATGCTCGCCGGGATCGGCGTCGTGATCGTGCTGTCGCAGCTGTGTGTCGTGCTCGGCGTACCGGGGAAGGAGACGCCGCTGCAGAACCTGGTGAGCCTGCCGACGGCGCTGAGCTTCGACCGGATCGAGTCCGCCGCGGTCGGGGCGATCACCGTCGGCGTGCTGCTGGGCTGGCCGCGCCTGCCGTACGTGCGGCGCGTCCCGGCTGCGCTCGTCGCGGTGGCCACCGCGGCCGCTGCGGTGGCGTTGTTCGGCTGGCAGGTGCCGCGCCTGAATCTGCCGAGCGACCCGTTCGCCGCGCTGACCCGCCCGGTGCTGCCGACCGGCGACTGGGGCGGCATCGCGCTCGCCGTCCTCACCGTCGCGCTCATCGCGAGCGTCGAGACCCTGCTGTCGGCGGTCGCGGTGGACAAGCTGCACAGCGGACGGCATGCCGACCTCGACCGCGAACTGCTCGCCCAGGGCGCGGCGAACACGGTCAGCGGGTTGGCCGGCGGGCTGCCGGTCACCGGGGTCATCGTGCGCTCCTCGGCCAACGTGGCCGCCGGTGCGCGTACGCGGGCGTCGACGATCCTCCACGGGGTGTGGGTCGCCGCGTCGGCCCTCGCCGGGGCCGGTCTCCTGGAGCTGGTGCCGCTCGCGGCGTTGTCGGCGTTGCTGGTGGTCGTCGGGGTGCGCCTGGTGAACCCGGGGCACCTGCGCGAGCTACGCCACCATCGGGAGATCCTGCCCTACCTGGTCACAGCGGTCGGCGTGGTCGCGATCAACCTCGTCGCCGGGGTCGCCCTCGGCGTCGCGACGGCGGCGGCGCTCGGGCTCTGGCGGCTCAGCCACAGTCAGATCAGCCTCGACGGCGACCATCTGAAGATCAGCGGCAGCCTGCTGTTCTTCACCACCGCGCGGCTGACTCGCGTACTGCGGGACATCCCGCCCGGCCGCAACGTCCACCTCGATCTGCGGGCGGACTTCCTCGACCACGCGGCGCAGGCCGCGCTGAGCGGCTGGGTCGCCGACTACCGGCGGCGGGGCGGCAACGTCGCCGTCACCGATCCGAGCCACCATCTGACCGCTGGGCGACGGCCCGCCCGCCGCAAGCCGGTGCACCGCTGGCTCGCCCCGCATCACGTCACCCCGCGGCTGGAGACCGGGCTGCGCTCCTATCACGCCCAGCACGCCCCGCCCGCGGTACTCGACCTCCTCTCGGGCGGTCAGCAGCCCAGCCACATGTTCATCGGCTGCGCCGACTCGCACATCGTGCCGCACCTGATCACCGGCAGCGGCCCCGGCGACCAGTTCTGCGTGCGCAACATCGGCAACCTCGTGCCGCGTCACGGCGAGGACCCCGGCATGGACACCGCCGTGGACTACGCCGTCAGCGTCCTCGGCGTGACCACAGTCATCGTCTGCGGGCACTCACCCTGCGGCGGCATCCGCGCCGCGCTGCGTACTCGGCACGGCTGGCTGCGGCACGCGGCGCTCGGTCCGTCCACCTTGGATGACGCGGCGCGGCTCAACATCGTGGCCCAGCTGGACAACCTCGCGACCCATCCGGCCGTGGCCACCGCCGGCTCCGCCGGGCGACTGCGCTTGATCGGCTTGTACGCGGACACCGTGGCCGCGACGGTCGCGCGCGTCGGGCCGGACGGCGTACTGCTCGATCCCGAGCCGCTGCACTAG
- a CDS encoding mycothiol-dependent nitroreductase Rv2466c family protein encodes MTTSADMWFDPVCPWAWMTSRWLLEVERVRDVRIRFHVMSLSVLNEGRDLPPKYRELLDDAWGPVRVAIAVAQQHGDEAVRAFYTEIGTRIHLEKQERGRDLYVASLTAAGLPAELADAADDPAYDQPLRVSHHEGMDPVGDDVGTPVIHVPGPDGQLIAFFGPVVSPAPQGEAAGRLWDGVLLVGGTDGFFELKRTRTRDPIF; translated from the coding sequence ATGACGACCTCCGCCGACATGTGGTTCGACCCCGTCTGCCCCTGGGCCTGGATGACCTCGCGCTGGCTGCTGGAGGTGGAACGCGTACGCGACGTGCGCATCCGCTTCCACGTGATGAGCCTGTCGGTCCTCAACGAGGGCCGCGACCTGCCGCCGAAGTACCGCGAGCTGCTGGACGACGCGTGGGGTCCGGTGCGGGTGGCGATCGCCGTCGCCCAGCAGCACGGGGACGAGGCGGTGCGGGCGTTCTACACGGAGATCGGCACCCGCATCCATCTGGAGAAGCAGGAGCGCGGACGCGACCTCTACGTCGCGTCGCTGACCGCCGCCGGGCTGCCCGCGGAGCTGGCCGACGCCGCCGACGACCCGGCGTACGACCAGCCGTTGCGGGTCAGCCACCACGAGGGGATGGACCCGGTCGGCGACGACGTCGGCACGCCCGTCATCCACGTGCCCGGACCGGACGGGCAGCTCATCGCGTTCTTCGGCCCCGTGGTCTCCCCCGCCCCGCAGGGCGAGGCGGCCGGGCGGCTCTGGGACGGCGTCCTGCTCGTCGGCGGGACCGACGGCTTCTTCGAGCTCAAGCGGACGCGTACACGCGATCCAATCTTCTAA